A portion of the Microbacterium hominis genome contains these proteins:
- a CDS encoding DUF3093 family protein, whose translation MVVEVRDENDPAPAWIISTRTPDRLAAAVRRAQSEVRLRTPRR comes from the coding sequence GTGGTCGTCGAGGTGCGCGATGAGAATGATCCGGCGCCCGCATGGATCATCTCCACCCGGACGCCGGATCGTCTGGCTGCGGCGGTGCGCCGCGCTCAGAGCGAGGTCAGGCTGCGCACTCCGCGCAGATAG
- a CDS encoding DUF3093 family protein, whose amino-acid sequence MQITMSGVEVGSRYRERLAPSLWVLVAAAVVAPMAALVFVPLDTTVALIAGAVVAIAVVALLVAASPLVVVENGMLRAGRARIEVEHLGRAVALTGDEAAHARGRVWTDVPGTWSAGDRRDRGRRGAR is encoded by the coding sequence ATGCAGATCACGATGAGCGGTGTCGAGGTCGGATCACGCTACCGGGAGCGCCTCGCGCCGTCGCTGTGGGTGCTGGTGGCGGCAGCGGTCGTCGCGCCCATGGCGGCGCTCGTGTTCGTGCCGCTCGACACCACCGTCGCGCTCATCGCCGGTGCGGTCGTGGCGATCGCCGTCGTCGCGCTGCTGGTGGCGGCATCCCCCCTGGTGGTCGTCGAGAACGGGATGCTGCGTGCCGGCCGCGCGCGCATCGAGGTGGAGCATCTGGGCCGAGCGGTCGCGCTCACAGGCGACGAGGCCGCCCACGCGCGGGGCCGGGTCTGGACCGACGTGCCTGGCACCTGGTCCGCGGGGGATCGACGGGATCGTGGTCGTCGAGGTGCGCGATGA
- the dut gene encoding dUTP diphosphatase translates to MTQTVDVPIIAPDVPAYAHPGDAGADLVAAEAVRLAPGARALVGTGVRIALPEGFAAFVVPRSGLAARHGITIVNAPGTVDAGYRGEIKVALLNTDTQQPYDIAVGDRIAQLIVMPVTTARFLPVDALPDSARGEGGFGSTGYQKDGTPA, encoded by the coding sequence GTGACTCAAACCGTGGACGTCCCCATTATCGCCCCCGACGTTCCGGCCTACGCCCACCCCGGCGATGCCGGGGCCGATCTGGTCGCCGCCGAAGCGGTGCGCCTGGCGCCCGGAGCGCGCGCGCTCGTCGGAACGGGCGTGCGCATCGCCCTGCCCGAGGGGTTCGCCGCGTTCGTCGTGCCGCGCAGCGGATTGGCGGCCCGGCACGGCATCACCATCGTCAACGCGCCCGGGACCGTCGATGCGGGCTACCGGGGCGAGATCAAGGTCGCGCTGCTGAACACCGACACCCAGCAGCCCTATGACATCGCTGTCGGCGACCGCATCGCACAGCTCATCGTGATGCCGGTGACCACGGCCCGATTCCTGCCCGTCGACGCGCTCCCCGACAGCGCGCGCGGCGAGGGCGGGTTCGGATCCACCGGCTACCAGAAGGACGGAACCCCCGCATGA
- a CDS encoding DUF3710 domain-containing protein, which translates to MTDTTPADNSGKSAPADRASAGPFDESEANPVRPYIDLGGIKVLPREGLNLRLEVEEQTKRIVAVGLDYAGSTLQVQPFAAPRSSGLWEETREQIRAQVRQQGGRVEEREGPLGPELLAEVPVVAGADGAVGKRLARFIGVDGPRWFLRGVIGGAATGDREAAAKIEDLFRSIVVVRGGTPMPPRDLIPLKMPAAPGTA; encoded by the coding sequence ATGACCGATACCACCCCCGCCGACAACTCTGGCAAGTCCGCGCCTGCAGACCGCGCGTCCGCAGGGCCGTTCGACGAGTCCGAGGCCAACCCGGTACGGCCGTACATCGACCTCGGCGGCATCAAGGTGCTCCCGCGCGAGGGGCTCAATCTCCGCCTCGAGGTCGAGGAGCAGACCAAGCGCATCGTCGCGGTCGGTCTCGACTACGCCGGATCCACGCTGCAGGTGCAGCCCTTCGCGGCGCCCCGCTCGTCGGGGCTGTGGGAGGAGACCCGAGAGCAGATCCGGGCACAGGTGCGCCAGCAGGGCGGGCGCGTCGAAGAGCGCGAGGGGCCGCTCGGCCCGGAGCTGCTCGCGGAGGTTCCGGTCGTGGCCGGCGCCGACGGTGCGGTCGGCAAGCGGCTGGCGCGCTTCATCGGCGTGGACGGACCGCGCTGGTTCCTGCGCGGCGTGATCGGGGGAGCCGCCACCGGCGACCGCGAGGCCGCTGCGAAGATCGAGGACCTGTTCCGTTCGATCGTGGTCGTGCGCGGCGGCACCCCCATGCCGCCGCGCGACCTCATCCCGCTGAAGATGCCCGCGGCCCCGGGAACGGCGTGA
- a CDS encoding DUF3159 domain-containing protein, translated as MSGGGGDQTGRPGEERPDPDAPRASEVLGAALGDAARRAGLDPADGAGTGHVVWRAMGGWRGVLESVLPTLVFVVAFTVTYDAQSGTGDLWLSLGLSVGLAAVFTAVRLIQRSPATAAFGGLIATAAAAALALFTGRGQDNFVWGFVTNGAYGTALLVSALVGWPLIGLAVGFLMNEGTRWRTDRRKRRVFFWLTIAWAGLFAARLAVQLPFYFAGDVTALGTFKLVMGLPLFAPMVAVTWLAVRALYPPRTT; from the coding sequence GTGAGCGGCGGCGGAGGCGACCAGACCGGCCGACCCGGCGAGGAGCGGCCCGATCCGGATGCCCCCCGGGCCTCCGAGGTGCTGGGCGCGGCACTCGGCGACGCCGCCCGCCGCGCAGGACTCGATCCGGCCGACGGCGCCGGCACCGGCCATGTCGTCTGGCGCGCGATGGGCGGCTGGCGCGGAGTGCTGGAGTCCGTCCTGCCGACGCTGGTGTTCGTGGTGGCCTTCACCGTCACCTACGACGCGCAGTCCGGCACGGGCGATCTCTGGCTCTCGCTCGGCCTGTCGGTGGGCCTCGCCGCGGTGTTCACCGCGGTGCGCCTCATCCAGAGGTCTCCGGCGACGGCGGCCTTCGGGGGACTGATCGCGACCGCCGCCGCGGCCGCACTCGCCCTGTTCACCGGCCGCGGGCAGGACAACTTCGTCTGGGGCTTCGTCACGAACGGCGCCTACGGCACCGCCCTGCTGGTCTCGGCCCTCGTGGGCTGGCCGCTGATCGGACTCGCCGTGGGGTTCCTCATGAACGAGGGGACGCGCTGGCGGACGGATCGACGCAAGCGACGCGTCTTCTTCTGGCTCACGATCGCCTGGGCGGGGCTGTTCGCCGCGCGCCTCGCGGTGCAGCTGCCGTTCTACTTCGCGGGCGATGTCACGGCCCTCGGTACCTTCAAGCTCGTCATGGGACTGCCGCTGTTCGCGCCGATGGTGGCCGTCACGTGGCTCGCCGTGCGTGCACTCTATCCGCCGCGCACCACCTGA
- a CDS encoding aconitate hydratase, translated as MSTVDSFGAKSTLTVGSTDYEIFRIDKVEGFEKLPFSLKVLLENLLRTEDGANVTEQQIRALGSWNPDAEPDTEIQFTPARVVMQDFTGVPCIVDLATMREAVTALGGDPSRINPLSPAEMVIDHSVIADLFGSENALERNVEIEYERNGERYQFLRWGQTAFDDFKVVPPGTGIVHQVNIEHLAKVIYDRNVGGVLRAYPDTCVGTDSHTTMVNGLGVLGWGVGGIEAEAAMLGQSVSMLIPRVVGFKLTGEIPAGVTATDVVLTITDLLRKHGVVGKFVEFYGEGVASVPLANRATIGNMSPEFGSTAAMFPIDDVTLEYLRLTGRDEQTVALVEAYAKEQSLWHDPARELVFSEYMELDLSTVVPSIAGPKRPQDRILLAEAKTQFNADLTNYADADHDLVDLTISESFPASDPPGFTPEDEHSHHEHHHHSHAPVSVSKPTPVTTAAGDAFTLDHGAVALAAITSCTNTSNPSVMIAAGLLAKKALDKGLKSKPWVKTTLGPGSKVVTDYYEKSGLDKALEGLGFFTVGYGCTICIGNSGPLIEEVSAAINDNDLAVTAVLSGNRNFEGRISPDVKMNYLASPPLVVAYALAGSMNFDFETDPLGKDSSGAEVFLKDIWPAPDEVQEIIDSSISREQFITQYATVFEGDDRWRNLPTPTGPVFEWDADSTYVRKAPYFDGMTMELTPVSDIHGARVMATLGDSVTTDHISPAGNIKAGTPAAQYLTEHGVGQKDFNSYGSRRGNHEVMIRGTFANIRLKNELVSAVNDGQIVEGGFTRDFTQEGGPQSYIYDASMNYQAQGTPLVVFGGKEYGSGSSRDWAAKGTSLLGVKAVITESFERIHRSNLIGMGVVPLQFPAGESWKSLGLDGTEIVSIEGLEQLNAGETPKTVTVTAAPSEFSPAGKEPVVFEAVVRIDTPGEADYYRNGGILQYVLRSLV; from the coding sequence GTGTCCACGGTTGACAGCTTCGGTGCGAAGAGCACCCTGACGGTCGGCAGCACCGACTACGAGATCTTCCGCATCGACAAGGTCGAGGGCTTCGAGAAGCTGCCCTTCAGCCTCAAGGTGCTGCTCGAGAACCTCCTGCGCACCGAAGACGGCGCCAACGTCACCGAGCAGCAGATCCGTGCGCTCGGCTCGTGGAATCCCGACGCCGAGCCCGACACGGAGATCCAGTTCACGCCCGCGCGCGTGGTGATGCAGGACTTCACCGGCGTGCCCTGCATCGTCGACCTCGCCACGATGCGCGAGGCCGTCACGGCGCTCGGCGGAGACCCCAGCCGCATCAACCCGCTGTCGCCGGCCGAGATGGTCATCGACCACTCGGTCATCGCCGACCTGTTCGGCTCGGAGAACGCGCTGGAGCGCAACGTCGAGATCGAGTACGAGCGCAACGGCGAGCGCTACCAGTTCCTCCGCTGGGGCCAGACCGCCTTCGACGACTTCAAGGTCGTGCCCCCCGGGACCGGCATCGTCCACCAGGTCAACATCGAGCACCTCGCCAAGGTCATCTACGACCGCAACGTCGGTGGAGTGCTGCGGGCCTACCCGGACACGTGCGTCGGCACCGACTCCCACACCACGATGGTCAACGGCCTGGGCGTGCTCGGCTGGGGCGTCGGCGGCATCGAGGCCGAGGCGGCCATGCTCGGCCAGTCCGTGTCGATGCTGATCCCGCGCGTGGTCGGCTTCAAGCTCACCGGCGAGATCCCGGCGGGCGTGACCGCGACCGACGTCGTGCTCACGATCACCGACCTGCTCCGCAAGCACGGCGTCGTCGGCAAGTTCGTCGAGTTCTACGGCGAGGGCGTCGCCTCGGTTCCGCTGGCCAACCGCGCCACCATCGGGAACATGAGCCCCGAGTTCGGCTCGACGGCCGCCATGTTCCCCATCGACGACGTGACGCTCGAGTACCTGCGCCTCACCGGGCGCGACGAGCAGACGGTCGCCCTCGTGGAGGCGTACGCCAAGGAGCAGTCGCTCTGGCACGACCCGGCACGTGAGCTCGTGTTCAGCGAGTACATGGAGCTCGACCTGTCGACGGTCGTCCCCTCCATCGCCGGACCCAAGCGTCCGCAGGACCGCATCCTGCTCGCCGAGGCGAAGACGCAGTTCAACGCCGACCTCACCAACTACGCCGACGCCGACCACGACCTCGTCGACCTGACGATCTCGGAGTCGTTCCCGGCGTCCGACCCGCCCGGGTTCACCCCCGAGGACGAGCACAGCCACCACGAGCACCACCACCACTCGCACGCCCCCGTGTCGGTGTCCAAGCCCACTCCGGTCACGACGGCCGCAGGCGATGCGTTCACCCTCGACCATGGTGCCGTGGCGCTTGCCGCCATCACCTCCTGCACGAACACGTCGAACCCGTCGGTCATGATCGCCGCCGGCCTGCTGGCGAAGAAGGCGCTCGACAAGGGCCTCAAGAGCAAGCCGTGGGTCAAGACCACGCTCGGCCCCGGCTCGAAGGTCGTCACGGACTACTACGAGAAGTCGGGACTGGACAAGGCGCTCGAGGGACTCGGCTTCTTCACGGTCGGCTACGGCTGCACCATCTGCATCGGCAACTCCGGTCCGCTGATCGAGGAGGTCTCGGCCGCCATCAACGACAACGACCTCGCGGTCACCGCGGTGCTCTCGGGCAACCGCAACTTCGAGGGACGCATCAGCCCCGATGTGAAGATGAACTACCTCGCCTCGCCACCGCTGGTGGTCGCGTACGCGCTGGCCGGTTCGATGAACTTCGACTTCGAGACCGACCCGCTGGGCAAGGACTCCTCCGGCGCCGAGGTGTTCCTCAAGGACATTTGGCCCGCTCCCGACGAGGTGCAGGAGATCATCGACTCCTCGATCTCCCGTGAGCAGTTCATCACCCAGTACGCGACCGTCTTCGAGGGCGATGACCGCTGGCGGAACCTCCCCACCCCGACCGGCCCCGTCTTCGAGTGGGACGCCGACTCGACCTACGTGCGCAAGGCGCCGTACTTCGACGGGATGACGATGGAGCTGACGCCGGTCTCCGACATCCACGGAGCGCGCGTGATGGCGACGCTCGGCGATTCCGTCACGACCGACCACATCAGCCCCGCCGGCAACATCAAGGCGGGCACTCCCGCCGCGCAGTACCTCACCGAGCACGGTGTCGGGCAGAAGGACTTCAACTCCTACGGCTCGCGCCGCGGCAACCACGAGGTCATGATCCGCGGCACCTTCGCGAACATCCGCCTGAAGAACGAGCTGGTCTCGGCCGTCAACGACGGACAGATCGTCGAGGGCGGCTTCACGCGCGACTTCACGCAGGAGGGCGGCCCGCAGTCGTACATCTACGACGCGAGCATGAACTACCAGGCGCAGGGCACCCCGCTCGTCGTCTTCGGCGGCAAGGAGTACGGCTCGGGCTCGTCGCGCGACTGGGCGGCCAAGGGCACGAGCCTGCTCGGCGTGAAGGCCGTCATCACCGAGAGCTTCGAGCGCATCCACCGCTCGAATCTCATCGGCATGGGGGTCGTGCCGCTGCAGTTCCCCGCCGGCGAGAGCTGGAAGTCGCTGGGCCTCGACGGCACCGAGATCGTCTCGATCGAGGGCCTCGAGCAGCTGAACGCGGGGGAGACCCCCAAGACGGTCACGGTCACCGCCGCGCCGAGCGAGTTCTCGCCCGCGGGCAAGGAGCCGGTCGTCTTCGAGGCTGTCGTGCGCATCGACACCCCCGGTGAGGCCGACTACTACCGCAACGGCGGGATCCTGCAGTACGTGCTGCGTTCTCTCGTCTGA
- the dxs gene encoding 1-deoxy-D-xylulose-5-phosphate synthase: MSLLRTITGPRDLDALSVAQLGELATEVREFLVENVSRTGGHLGPNLGVVELTIALHRVFDSPADPIIFDTGHQSYVHKLLTGRQDFSGLRTREGLAGYPQRAESEHDVVESSHASSSLSWADGVSRALTRTGRRDRHVVAVVGDGSLTGGMTWEALNNISDDNDRNLVIIVNDNGRSYAPTIGGMARYLNRVRTADSYESLRRGSTTLFSKFGPAGRALYRGVRGGTHGFLSRFTNNAALYSNLDIKYLGPVDGHDIAALIETLKLAKSYGAPVIVHAITEKGRGFQPALDDEADQFHAVGRIDPVTGVTIGGSSGAQAWTEVFASELVAVGEEREDIIAMTAAMLRPTGLLPFAQRFPERVFDVGIAEQHAVASAAGLAFGGLHPVVAIYATFMNRAFDQVLMDVALHRAGVTFVLDRAGVTGPDGPSHHGIWDLAMLQIVPHIRIAVPRDETRLREELREAVAVSDAPTVVRFPKGAVSAELPALERLDDGVDVLVRSEAEDVLLVGIGPMAHIAVAVAERLRDQGIGATVIDPRWVVPVQPSVVRLAASHRLVITIEDGIRVGGIGTRVRQVLRESGVDTAVDELGVPDEFIDHASREQILEDAGLTPAKIAQDVVAQVLGTRIPVARGAQTSEIPVQRLTRVPDGDDTDLA, from the coding sequence ATGTCGTTGTTGAGGACGATCACCGGCCCCCGTGATCTCGATGCGCTGAGCGTCGCCCAGCTGGGTGAGCTGGCCACCGAAGTACGAGAGTTCCTCGTCGAGAACGTGTCCCGCACCGGCGGACACCTCGGACCGAACCTCGGGGTCGTGGAGCTGACGATCGCGCTGCATCGCGTCTTCGACTCGCCCGCCGATCCGATCATCTTCGACACCGGGCACCAGTCCTACGTGCACAAGCTGCTCACCGGTCGTCAGGACTTCAGCGGCCTGCGCACGCGGGAAGGACTGGCCGGCTACCCCCAGCGCGCGGAGAGCGAGCACGACGTCGTCGAGTCCTCGCACGCATCGAGCTCCCTCAGCTGGGCCGACGGCGTGTCTCGCGCGCTCACGCGCACCGGCCGGCGTGACCGGCACGTCGTCGCCGTCGTGGGCGACGGCTCGCTGACCGGCGGCATGACGTGGGAGGCGCTGAACAACATCTCCGACGACAACGACCGCAATCTCGTCATCATCGTCAACGACAACGGCCGCTCGTACGCGCCCACGATCGGCGGGATGGCCCGCTACCTCAACCGCGTCCGCACGGCCGACAGCTATGAGAGCCTGCGTCGGGGATCGACGACTCTCTTCTCGAAATTCGGTCCGGCGGGGCGTGCGCTCTATCGCGGCGTTCGCGGCGGCACGCACGGGTTCCTCTCCCGGTTCACCAACAACGCGGCGCTCTACTCGAACCTCGACATCAAGTACCTCGGCCCTGTCGACGGCCACGACATCGCCGCGCTCATCGAGACGCTGAAGCTCGCGAAGTCGTATGGGGCGCCGGTGATCGTGCATGCGATCACCGAGAAGGGGCGCGGCTTCCAGCCCGCCCTCGACGACGAAGCCGATCAGTTCCATGCCGTCGGCCGGATCGATCCCGTGACGGGCGTCACCATCGGCGGCTCCTCCGGTGCGCAGGCGTGGACCGAGGTGTTCGCCTCCGAACTCGTGGCCGTCGGCGAAGAGCGCGAGGACATCATCGCGATGACCGCGGCGATGCTGCGCCCGACGGGTCTGCTTCCGTTCGCGCAGCGATTCCCCGAGCGCGTCTTCGACGTCGGCATCGCCGAACAGCACGCGGTCGCCTCCGCGGCCGGCCTCGCCTTCGGGGGTCTCCACCCCGTCGTCGCCATCTACGCGACGTTCATGAACAGAGCGTTCGACCAGGTGCTGATGGATGTCGCGCTGCACCGCGCCGGGGTCACCTTCGTGCTCGACCGTGCGGGTGTGACCGGTCCCGACGGACCCAGCCACCACGGCATCTGGGATCTGGCGATGCTGCAGATCGTGCCGCACATCCGCATCGCCGTGCCGCGCGACGAGACCCGATTGCGCGAGGAGCTGCGCGAGGCTGTCGCGGTTTCCGACGCGCCGACGGTCGTCCGCTTCCCCAAGGGCGCGGTGAGCGCGGAGCTTCCGGCTCTGGAGCGTCTCGATGACGGCGTCGATGTGCTGGTGCGCTCCGAGGCCGAGGACGTGCTGCTGGTGGGCATCGGCCCCATGGCGCACATCGCCGTGGCTGTCGCGGAGCGGCTGCGCGATCAGGGCATCGGCGCGACGGTGATCGATCCGCGCTGGGTCGTCCCGGTGCAGCCCTCGGTCGTCCGCCTCGCGGCATCCCATCGTCTGGTCATCACGATCGAGGACGGCATCCGTGTCGGCGGGATCGGCACGCGCGTGCGCCAGGTGCTGCGCGAGTCAGGCGTGGACACCGCTGTCGACGAGCTCGGCGTGCCCGACGAGTTCATCGACCATGCCAGCCGCGAGCAGATCCTCGAAGACGCCGGGCTCACCCCCGCGAAGATCGCCCAGGACGTCGTCGCGCAGGTGCTCGGCACGCGCATCCCCGTGGCCCGGGGAGCGCAGACCAGCGAGATACCGGTGCAGCGTCTGACGCGCGTGCCCGACGGCGACGACACCGACCTGGCCTGA
- the pepN gene encoding aminopeptidase N has product MRASDHDRSAVLTRDETSARAERITLHTASVALDLREARDLTRASFATTTTLTFDAEGDRTWVDFIGESVDEVVVNGESHRVDWDGARVRLSGLRASNVVTIAGRGLYSRSGEGMHRFVDPVDGAVYLYTQYEPADCRRVYPCFEQPDLKARWSVRVTAPADWVVLGNGAQISRDERGDDAVVSFAETPPLSSYVTAVAAGPYHRVTGEWAADDGRARVDLGVLCRASLAEHLDADEILDVTRRGLSFFTAAFAQPYPWGKYDQIFVPEYNLGAMENPGLVTFTEAYVFRGASTLAQHEARANTILHEMAHMWFGDLTTMTWWNDLWLKESFADFMGAHAAVEAGGFPDAWVTFASRRKGWAYEQDQLPTTHPIVAEIPDLEAAKLNFDGITYAKGASVLKQLVAFVGEDAFFRGAQRYFAEHAYGNTTLPDLLAALEAASGRELGVWSHAWLQTTGVSELRVERSATGEAAVVQTDPRPHRVSVGLYGEHRGRLVHRDRVEIDIVGERTALPVAAAALDGILLIIPNVDDRTYAKVRLDARSVDAVERSLATLDDPLARSVVWAALWNAVRDGELAVARYLGIVGRHAPTETNTALLADAIAHGRFAVAHYAADAAREELAAQWLETAWAALWDAAPGSDAQLAWARGVGAAATACAARASELRHLLSGEADAPRGLSLDADLRWLWLIALSSTGDATVAEVDAELAADPTAVGRLAHRTALAARPDADVRAQAWSAAWNDAALSNDELDATIAGVRAGGRRDLVAAFDDDYFSRIRPVWSQRSIEIARRLVRGLFPASESLDAADAWLDANADAPAALRRIVLEQRDGLARDLRVRAAQSRAAAHLQAGA; this is encoded by the coding sequence ATGCGCGCTTCCGACCACGACCGCTCCGCCGTCCTCACCCGTGACGAGACCTCGGCCCGGGCCGAGCGGATCACGCTCCACACCGCATCTGTCGCCCTCGATCTTCGCGAGGCGCGCGACCTGACGCGGGCGAGCTTTGCGACGACGACGACGCTGACTTTCGATGCGGAGGGCGACCGGACGTGGGTCGATTTCATCGGCGAGTCGGTCGACGAGGTGGTGGTCAACGGCGAGTCGCACCGAGTCGACTGGGATGGCGCGCGGGTGAGGCTCTCGGGACTGCGCGCGAGCAATGTCGTGACGATCGCGGGCCGCGGGCTCTACAGCCGCTCGGGCGAGGGGATGCACCGGTTCGTCGACCCGGTGGACGGCGCGGTCTACCTGTACACGCAGTACGAGCCGGCGGACTGCCGCCGGGTGTACCCGTGCTTCGAGCAGCCCGACCTCAAGGCGCGCTGGAGCGTGCGCGTAACGGCGCCCGCCGATTGGGTGGTTCTCGGCAACGGTGCGCAGATCTCCCGCGACGAGCGCGGCGACGACGCCGTGGTGTCGTTCGCCGAGACGCCCCCGCTCTCCAGCTACGTCACCGCCGTCGCGGCCGGCCCGTATCACCGGGTCACCGGGGAGTGGGCGGCGGACGACGGCCGGGCCCGTGTCGACCTGGGGGTGCTGTGCCGCGCGTCCCTTGCCGAGCACCTCGACGCCGACGAGATCCTCGACGTCACCCGCAGGGGACTCTCGTTCTTCACGGCGGCCTTCGCGCAGCCGTACCCGTGGGGCAAGTACGACCAGATCTTCGTGCCCGAGTACAACCTCGGCGCCATGGAGAACCCGGGGCTGGTGACCTTCACCGAGGCGTACGTGTTCCGCGGCGCATCCACGCTGGCCCAGCACGAAGCACGCGCGAACACGATCCTGCATGAGATGGCGCACATGTGGTTCGGCGATCTGACCACGATGACGTGGTGGAACGATCTGTGGCTGAAGGAGTCGTTCGCCGACTTCATGGGAGCTCATGCCGCGGTCGAGGCGGGCGGGTTCCCCGACGCCTGGGTCACCTTCGCGAGCCGGCGCAAGGGCTGGGCGTACGAGCAGGACCAGCTGCCGACGACGCACCCGATCGTGGCCGAGATCCCCGACCTCGAGGCGGCGAAGCTCAACTTCGACGGCATCACCTACGCGAAGGGCGCATCCGTGCTCAAGCAGCTGGTGGCCTTCGTCGGAGAGGACGCCTTCTTCCGTGGGGCGCAGCGCTACTTCGCCGAGCACGCGTACGGCAACACGACCCTTCCCGACCTGCTGGCGGCGCTGGAGGCTGCCTCGGGACGCGAGCTCGGCGTCTGGAGCCACGCGTGGCTCCAGACGACCGGGGTCTCCGAGCTGCGTGTGGAACGCTCGGCCACGGGCGAGGCCGCCGTGGTGCAGACCGATCCGCGTCCGCACCGGGTCTCCGTCGGACTCTACGGGGAACACCGTGGTCGGCTGGTGCACCGCGATCGCGTCGAGATCGACATCGTCGGCGAGCGCACGGCGCTTCCGGTCGCAGCGGCGGCCCTCGACGGCATCCTGCTCATCATCCCGAACGTGGACGACCGCACCTACGCGAAGGTGCGGCTCGACGCGCGCTCGGTCGACGCGGTGGAACGGAGCCTGGCGACGCTCGACGATCCCCTCGCGCGCTCGGTCGTGTGGGCGGCCCTGTGGAACGCCGTGCGCGACGGCGAGCTGGCGGTGGCGCGCTATCTCGGCATCGTCGGCCGTCACGCGCCGACCGAGACGAACACCGCGCTGCTGGCCGACGCGATCGCGCACGGCCGGTTCGCCGTCGCGCACTATGCCGCCGATGCGGCGCGCGAGGAACTCGCGGCGCAGTGGCTCGAGACGGCCTGGGCGGCGCTGTGGGATGCCGCGCCCGGCAGCGACGCGCAGCTGGCCTGGGCCCGAGGCGTCGGAGCGGCGGCGACGGCCTGCGCCGCGCGCGCGAGCGAGCTTCGCCATCTGCTCTCCGGCGAGGCCGACGCCCCGCGAGGGCTCTCCCTCGATGCCGATCTGCGCTGGCTCTGGCTCATCGCCCTCAGCAGCACCGGCGATGCCACGGTCGCGGAGGTCGACGCCGAGCTCGCGGCGGACCCGACGGCGGTCGGACGACTGGCGCATCGCACCGCGCTGGCCGCCCGGCCCGATGCCGATGTCCGCGCACAGGCATGGTCCGCGGCGTGGAACGACGCGGCGCTCAGCAACGACGAGTTGGATGCGACGATCGCGGGCGTCCGCGCGGGCGGGCGCAGGGACCTCGTCGCCGCGTTCGACGACGACTACTTCTCGCGTATCCGGCCCGTGTGGTCGCAGCGCAGCATCGAGATCGCACGTCGCCTCGTGCGGGGTCTCTTTCCGGCCTCGGAGTCGCTGGACGCCGCCGACGCGTGGCTCGACGCCAACGCCGACGCGCCCGCGGCGCTGCGGCGCATCGTGCTCGAGCAGCGCGATGGGCTGGCCCGGGACCTTCGCGTGCGTGCCGCGCAGTCGCGCGCCGCGGCGCACCTGCAAGCGGGCGCGTGA